In a genomic window of Anoxybacter fermentans:
- a CDS encoding RHS repeat-associated core domain-containing protein, translating to MYAHGRQISRVEGIVGSSAEIIYYHHDNLGSPRLMTDRTGKVVWEQDYLPFGEDLHKPGTSVVDFEVETRYKFTGQRQVIGIGLYYYGARYYDPETGRFITEDVYQGNLINPLSQNLYIYVLQNPLKYVDPSGYMANLTAGTGGTTSELTDRDIERLKEIVNNDDRLTAEEKQDLNNTFSNINRNLKKSNTQIIDHPDLERLTNLYLEGKISYDAYLIAYERVAGELNDENGKWNLDIDWLTLFDGTVILISGAGQVLTGIGLITAPEPTSITKYIGGYILIHGAFNVGQGLSTMGKAFSGGGEGFNLLREGYTKTFGLKGEIIYLTIDIGISLYRTVSAISEIREYYRLKKGGELIRNVRYGFKEKILPFPGSLISKGKLIFNFVGLTNDIPSYRGTLRDLDYSIRNYLKEEKGD from the coding sequence ATTTATGCTCATGGCAGACAGATTTCGAGAGTAGAAGGAATAGTTGGAAGTAGTGCAGAAATTATATATTACCACCATGATAATCTTGGTTCACCCCGACTTATGACAGATAGAACAGGTAAGGTAGTCTGGGAACAGGATTATCTGCCATTTGGTGAAGACTTGCATAAGCCTGGAACAAGTGTGGTGGATTTTGAAGTAGAGACCAGGTATAAATTTACAGGGCAGAGGCAGGTTATAGGAATAGGTTTATATTACTATGGAGCAAGATATTATGATCCTGAGACCGGACGGTTTATTACAGAAGATGTTTATCAAGGAAATCTGATTAACCCGCTAAGTCAAAATCTATATATCTACGTATTGCAGAATCCATTAAAATATGTGGATCCTTCAGGATATATGGCGAATTTAACAGCTGGCACTGGAGGAACAACTTCAGAGTTAACAGATAGAGATATTGAGCGGTTAAAAGAGATTGTTAATAATGATGACAGATTAACTGCAGAAGAAAAGCAGGATTTAAATAATACATTTAGCAATATTAATAGGAATTTAAAGAAATCAAATACACAAATTATAGATCATCCAGATCTGGAGAGATTAACGAATTTATATTTAGAGGGTAAAATTTCTTATGATGCATACCTTATTGCTTATGAAAGAGTTGCAGGAGAATTAAATGATGAAAATGGAAAATGGAATTTAGATATAGATTGGTTAACTTTGTTTGATGGAACTGTAATTTTAATTTCAGGAGCTGGTCAAGTTCTTACTGGAATTGGTTTAATTACAGCTCCTGAACCTACCTCAATTACAAAATATATTGGAGGGTATATTTTGATTCATGGCGCTTTTAATGTTGGACAGGGTTTATCAACAATGGGTAAAGCTTTTTCAGGTGGTGGAGAAGGATTTAATCTATTACGTGAAGGATATACGAAAACATTTGGTTTGAAAGGTGAAATTATCTATTTAACTATCGACATTGGTATAAGTCTTTACAGAACGGTATCAGCAATTTCTGAAATAAGAGAATATTATCGACTTAAAAAAGGTGGAGAGCTAATCAGGAACGTACGGTATGGATTTAAAGAAAAGATATTACCATTTCCAGGTAGCTTAATAAGTAAAGGAAAACTTATATTTAATTTTGTAGGGCTTACCAATGATATTCCTTCATATAGAGGAACACTAAGAGATTTGGATTATAGTATTAGAAATTATTTAAAAGAAGAGAAAGGAGATTAA
- a CDS encoding RHS repeat domain-containing protein, giving the protein MLNKYDKEGNRLEARDNDSVILSEYDPLGRIIEESRIIAGKTYVTGYRYDKVGNLRFIKYPESNVWVEYKYNKLNQLVGITGFADGTVDNPAFTYVDNGFLTGIRYNNGTNTEITPDANSRVKSIKVITVDEGTPFDISYAYDGNNNVESRTNHITGNTNYYYYDKLDRLTAAEVEGTFYGERTGFLGVAEEDIFGTLSLVEPEDYWVKFDYKGNSIGVVLVEKASIGKIELKPAPEVLEHRVEKNTLTVYYSPDNFTFYKLPEDQWYFEKDEDGDITIIFEEPVEALAFKIHSKFDDRDMYFGFVDKSEFYGDLRNMVKIYQRSDGARLEYDYDAGGNRTAKRTIVGNTEEITYEYYEGSNRLKKMTNNRTGETFYYVYDENGNLIEKGNRFTVKVDGSVEFIKEGFDVEYWRYEYTVRNRLKAVYRNGKLKAKFIYDADGNRIRSETEEEGNINYVFNYAGKVIYEDNISEGKKISYIYAFDRPIAKVEGIVGSDTEVYYYHHDNLGSTRLMTDGKGQVAWEQDYLPFGEDLHKPGISVVDFAIDAKYKFTGQR; this is encoded by the coding sequence TTGCTTAATAAATATGATAAAGAAGGTAACAGATTGGAAGCAAGAGATAATGATAGTGTTATCTTAAGTGAATATGACCCATTAGGTCGGATTATTGAGGAGAGCAGAATAATTGCAGGTAAGACTTATGTTACTGGTTATAGATATGACAAAGTTGGAAATCTGCGATTTATCAAATATCCTGAGAGCAATGTCTGGGTTGAGTATAAATATAATAAGTTGAATCAGTTAGTAGGTATAACAGGCTTTGCAGATGGAACAGTAGATAATCCAGCATTCACCTATGTTGATAATGGATTTTTGACAGGAATCAGATACAATAATGGAACCAATACTGAGATTACTCCTGATGCTAATTCAAGAGTTAAGAGTATAAAAGTAATAACTGTAGATGAAGGGACACCTTTTGATATAAGTTATGCCTATGATGGTAATAACAATGTGGAGAGCAGAACCAACCATATTACAGGAAACACCAACTATTATTACTATGATAAGCTGGATAGATTGACAGCAGCTGAAGTAGAAGGGACTTTCTATGGAGAGAGGACAGGCTTTTTAGGAGTAGCAGAAGAGGATATATTTGGAACATTGAGCCTTGTAGAGCCAGAGGATTATTGGGTTAAGTTTGATTATAAGGGTAATAGTATTGGGGTTGTTTTAGTTGAAAAAGCTTCTATAGGAAAGATAGAATTAAAGCCTGCGCCAGAAGTACTTGAACACCGGGTTGAAAAGAATACATTAACTGTTTACTATAGTCCCGACAACTTTACTTTCTATAAGTTACCTGAAGATCAATGGTATTTTGAGAAAGATGAAGATGGAGATATAACAATTATATTTGAGGAACCGGTAGAAGCGCTGGCATTTAAGATTCACTCTAAATTTGATGACCGTGATATGTACTTTGGCTTTGTTGATAAGTCAGAATTTTATGGTGACTTGCGTAATATGGTTAAGATTTATCAGAGATCAGATGGAGCCCGTTTGGAGTATGATTATGATGCTGGAGGAAACAGGACAGCTAAGAGGACTATTGTTGGCAATACAGAAGAGATAACTTATGAGTACTATGAAGGCAGTAATCGATTGAAGAAGATGACCAACAATAGAACAGGAGAGACTTTCTACTATGTATATGATGAGAATGGAAACTTAATTGAGAAAGGCAATCGGTTTACAGTAAAAGTGGATGGAAGTGTAGAATTTATCAAGGAAGGTTTTGATGTTGAATATTGGCGGTATGAGTACACGGTAAGAAACAGGTTAAAGGCAGTATATCGGAATGGCAAACTTAAGGCTAAGTTTATCTATGATGCAGATGGTAATAGGATTCGCTCTGAAACAGAAGAGGAAGGCAATATCAATTATGTATTCAATTATGCAGGTAAGGTAATTTATGAAGATAACATTTCAGAAGGTAAGAAGATTTCTTATATTTATGCATTTGACCGTCCAATAGCGAAAGTAGAAGGAATAGTAGGAAGTGATACCGAAGTTTACTATTATCACCATGATAATCTTGGTTCAACCCGACTTATGACAGATGGTAAAGGACAGGTAGCCTGGGAACAGGATTATCTGCCATTTGGTGAGGACTTGCATAAGCCAGGAATAAGTGTAGTAGATTTTGCTATAGATGCTAAATATAAGTTTACAGGGCAGAGGTAG
- a CDS encoding DUF4225 domain-containing protein, with translation MANLTAGTGGTTSELTDRDIERLKEIVNNDDRLTAEEKRDLNNTFSNINRNLKKSNTQIIDHPDLARLTNLYLEGKISYDAYLIAYERVARELEDKNTEWNADINWSALADGTVILISGIGQMTTGASLILVPDATFVTKGIGGYILVHGFFNSVQGFVIISKACSGGGEVPNRLREKYKEIFGLKGEIIYLTIDIGISLYGTVSAISEIREYYRFKKGGELIKNVRYGFREKILPFPGSLISKGKLIFNFVGLANDIPSYRGALRDLDYVIINHSKGGNED, from the coding sequence ATGGCAAATTTGACAGCTGGCACTGGAGGAACAACTTCAGAGTTAACAGATAGAGATATTGAGCGGTTAAAAGAGATTGTTAATAATGATGATAGATTAACTGCAGAAGAAAAGCGGGATTTAAATAATACATTTAGCAATATTAATAGGAATTTAAAGAAATCAAATACACAAATTATAGACCATCCAGATCTGGCGAGATTAACGAATTTATATTTAGAGGGTAAAATTTCTTATGATGCATATCTTATCGCTTATGAAAGAGTTGCAAGAGAATTAGAGGACAAAAATACAGAATGGAATGCAGATATAAATTGGTCAGCTTTGGCTGATGGAACTGTAATTTTAATTTCTGGGATTGGTCAAATGACTACTGGAGCTAGTTTAATTCTAGTTCCTGATGCTACTTTCGTTACAAAAGGTATTGGAGGGTATATTTTAGTTCATGGTTTTTTTAATTCTGTGCAAGGTTTCGTAATAATTAGTAAAGCTTGTTCAGGTGGTGGAGAAGTACCTAATCGATTACGAGAAAAATATAAAGAAATATTTGGTTTGAAAGGTGAAATTATCTATTTAACTATCGACATTGGTATAAGTTTATATGGAACGGTGTCAGCAATTTCTGAAATAAGGGAATATTATCGATTTAAAAAAGGTGGAGAGCTAATCAAGAACGTACGGTATGGATTTAGAGAAAAGATATTACCATTTCCAGGTAGCTTAATAAGTAAAGGAAAACTTATATTTAATTTTGTAGGGCTTGCCAATGATATTCCTTCATATAGAGGAGCGTTAAGAGATTTGGATTATGTTATTATAAATCATTCAAAAGGAGGGAATGAAGATTAA
- a CDS encoding RHS repeat-associated core domain-containing protein, with product MTDGTGKVVWEQDYLPFGEDLYKPGTTVVNFEVETRYKFTGQRQVVGIGLYYYGARYYDLETGRFITEDVYPGNLINQLSQNLYIYVLQNPLKYVDPSGYMANLTAGTGGITSELTDRDIELLNKIVEEDDRLTEEEKVDLKDTFNQIKENNTELESPDIKRIVELHIEGKISIDAYYIAVERIIQETGDIQKWQEYIWPSCRKVSNVNYLDYDLSNSIKTELTELYAIIAKTIGANVFDRVGTKIAEKGKFVGTTYKIVGFDPVYGDIIEPVKVEVDTFKFLRKAGYLVTITDFAYNEYKIILDSNLTIGQRIHKSIAEAGFTVIDVGGGVIITALSPATGPVAPAVGIGGPVLYSIWVSNMKNKYYEKFNLNRE from the coding sequence ATGACAGATGGAACAGGTAAGGTAGTCTGGGAACAGGATTATCTGCCATTTGGTGAGGATTTATATAAACCAGGAACAACTGTTGTAAATTTTGAAGTAGAGACCAGGTATAAATTTACAGGGCAGAGACAGGTTGTAGGAATAGGGTTATATTATTATGGAGCGAGGTATTATGATCTTGAGACCGGACGGTTTATTACAGAAGATGTTTACCCAGGAAATCTGATTAACCAACTAAGTCAAAATCTATATATCTACGTATTGCAGAATCCATTAAAATATGTAGATCCTTCAGGGTATATGGCGAATTTGACAGCTGGCACTGGAGGAATAACTTCAGAGTTAACTGATAGAGATATTGAGTTACTCAATAAAATTGTTGAAGAAGATGATAGACTAACAGAAGAAGAAAAAGTAGATTTAAAGGATACGTTTAATCAAATTAAGGAGAATAATACAGAACTAGAAAGTCCTGATATAAAAAGAATAGTAGAATTGCATATAGAAGGAAAGATAAGCATTGATGCTTATTATATTGCTGTTGAAAGAATAATACAGGAAACTGGAGATATACAGAAGTGGCAAGAATATATATGGCCTTCTTGTAGAAAAGTTTCAAATGTAAATTACCTGGATTATGATTTATCTAATTCTATAAAGACTGAACTTACCGAATTATATGCAATTATAGCAAAGACAATAGGGGCAAATGTTTTTGATAGGGTTGGTACTAAAATTGCCGAAAAAGGAAAATTTGTTGGTACAACGTATAAGATTGTTGGTTTTGACCCTGTATATGGAGATATAATTGAACCAGTAAAAGTAGAAGTTGATACTTTTAAATTTTTAAGAAAAGCTGGCTATTTAGTTACAATAACAGATTTTGCTTATAATGAATATAAAATTATTCTTGATTCAAATCTAACTATAGGCCAAAGAATTCATAAAAGTATAGCAGAAGCTGGATTTACTGTTATTGATGTTGGAGGGGGAGTTATAATAACTGCACTTTCTCCTGCAACTGGTCCAGTTGCTCCAGCAGTAGGTATTGGTGGCCCTGTTTTATACTCAATATGGGTTTCAAATATGAAAAATAAATATTATGAAAAATTTAATTTAAATAGGGAGTGA
- a CDS encoding ISL3 family transposase gives MQYNNIIKFLDLPDIIATEIISTEDRYIFIAEAKKNHIVCPQCGNITNKIHDTKWQNIRDIPIRGKLVIIRLLKKRYRCPYCHKRGIPEKYESIDKYARKTKRFDKYLAKETVSKDYSKVARENGLSYTAVNNAVKKVVDPLIKQQVSKLSQLKAISIDEFAVLKRHKYGVSITDPINRELIDILPTRKKDDLIDYFNCWEDEQRRQIQSISMDMWRPFKAVADAAFTHAKIVIDKFHLVTLMNRALDEVRKQVQQTVNNHQRRKFFQSRLLLQKRAEELTDEEHEKLIKLFELSPALEKAWELKEEFRDLLQLDDVKEATRALKRWYKEVIKSKLMPFYQVKKIIQRWEEKILNYFKNKITNGFAEGINNKIKLIKRIGYGVPNVMNLRRRVFNAMLSY, from the coding sequence ATGCAATATAATAATATCATAAAATTTCTTGATTTGCCAGACATTATTGCAACTGAAATTATTTCAACGGAGGACAGATATATTTTTATCGCTGAAGCAAAGAAAAATCACATTGTGTGTCCTCAGTGTGGTAATATCACTAATAAAATCCATGATACAAAATGGCAAAATATTAGAGACATCCCCATAAGAGGTAAACTAGTAATCATTAGACTTCTAAAAAAAAGATATCGTTGTCCTTATTGTCATAAGAGGGGTATCCCTGAAAAATATGAAAGTATTGATAAATATGCCCGTAAAACCAAACGCTTTGATAAATATCTTGCTAAAGAAACTGTCAGCAAGGATTATTCTAAAGTTGCTAGAGAAAACGGGTTAAGTTATACAGCTGTTAATAATGCAGTTAAAAAAGTAGTTGACCCTCTCATTAAACAACAAGTTTCAAAACTTAGTCAATTAAAAGCCATCAGTATCGATGAATTTGCAGTTTTAAAACGCCATAAATATGGAGTTAGCATTACAGATCCAATTAATCGGGAGTTAATTGACATTTTACCTACTCGCAAAAAGGATGATTTAATTGACTACTTTAATTGTTGGGAAGATGAACAAAGACGACAGATTCAATCGATCTCTATGGATATGTGGCGGCCGTTCAAAGCAGTAGCAGATGCAGCATTTACTCATGCAAAAATTGTTATAGATAAATTTCATCTTGTAACTTTAATGAACAGAGCCCTTGATGAAGTTAGAAAACAAGTTCAACAAACAGTAAATAATCATCAGAGAAGAAAGTTTTTTCAAAGTCGTTTATTACTCCAAAAACGAGCTGAAGAATTGACAGATGAAGAACATGAAAAGCTCATCAAATTATTTGAACTCAGTCCAGCTCTAGAAAAGGCCTGGGAATTAAAAGAGGAATTCAGAGACTTATTGCAGCTAGATGATGTGAAAGAAGCCACCAGAGCTCTAAAAAGGTGGTATAAAGAAGTAATAAAAAGCAAGCTGATGCCTTTTTACCAGGTAAAAAAGATAATACAAAGATGGGAAGAAAAAATACTAAATTATTTTAAGAATAAGATAACCAATGGCTTTGCTGAGGGTATCAATAACAAGATTAAATTGATCAAAAGGATTGGATATGGTGTTCCAAATGTTATGAATCTAAGGAGAAGAGTATTTAATGCAATGTTAAGTTATTAA
- a CDS encoding DUF4225 domain-containing protein: MANLTAGTGGITSELTDRDIERLKEIVNNDDRLTAEEKRDLNNTFSNINRNLKKSNTQIIDHPDLARLTNLYLEGKISYDAYLIAYERVAGELKDKNIEWNADINWLAFANGTVTLISGAGQVLTGIGLIAVPDATVTKVTGGYILVHGAFNFTQGFATVRKAFSGGGEVPNQLREKYKTIFGSKGEIIYLGVDFCISFYGTMSAVSEIREYYRLKKGGVLIKNVRYGFGEKILPFPGSLISKGKLIFNFVGLTNDIPSYRGTLRDLDYSIRSYLKEEKGD, encoded by the coding sequence ATGGCAAATTTGACAGCTGGCACTGGAGGAATAACTTCAGAGTTAACCGATAGAGATATTGAGCGGTTAAAAGAGATTGTTAATAATGATGACAGATTAACTGCAGAAGAAAAGCGGGATTTAAATAATACATTTAGCAATATTAATAGGAATTTAAAGAAATCAAATACACAAATTATAGACCATCCAGATCTAGCGAGATTAACGAATTTATATTTAGAGGGTAAAATTTCTTATGATGCATATCTTATCGCTTATGAAAGAGTTGCAGGAGAATTAAAGGACAAAAATATAGAATGGAATGCAGATATAAATTGGTTAGCTTTTGCTAATGGAACTGTAACTTTAATTTCTGGAGCTGGTCAAGTTCTTACTGGAATTGGTTTAATTGCAGTTCCTGATGCTACCGTTACAAAAGTTACTGGAGGGTATATTTTAGTTCATGGTGCTTTTAATTTTACACAAGGTTTTGCAACAGTACGTAAAGCTTTTTCAGGTGGTGGGGAAGTACCTAATCAATTACGAGAAAAATACAAGACAATATTTGGCTCAAAAGGTGAAATTATCTATTTAGGTGTTGACTTTTGTATAAGTTTTTATGGGACGATGTCAGCAGTTTCCGAAATAAGGGAATATTATCGACTTAAAAAAGGTGGTGTGTTAATAAAGAACGTGCGATATGGATTTGGAGAGAAGATATTACCATTTCCAGGTAGCTTAATAAGTAAAGGAAAACTTATATTTAATTTTGTAGGGCTTACCAATGATATTCCTTCATATCGAGGAACACTAAGAGATTTGGATTATAGTATTAGAAGTTATTTAAAAGAAGAGAAAGGAGATTAA